TATTAGACATTAGACCCGTATGAATATTACGGGTTTTTTATTTATTCTTATGCAACCACATGTATATATCTTCAAGAGCTTTGACAGCATCTCCTACGGCGATGTTGTTCTGATGGTAAAGGCCATTGGTGACATCGCCGGCTGCCCAAACACCAGAAACACTTGTGCGTTGGTTCATAGGATCAACAACAATTTTCTTCTCTTCGTTAAGTGTGACAAATGATGCAACAAAATCTGTATTTGGAATTTGGCCGATTTCTACGAAAATCCCGCCAGTTGGAAGTGTTGTCTCTTCGTTCGTATTTTTGTCTTTAAATGTAATTGATTCGATAAATTGTGAACCGCTAACTTTCAATACATCAACATTTTTGTAGGCTTTCATGTTTGGATTCGCAAGTACTTTGGCTACCGTCACTTCATCTGCTCGGTAAGTATCGCTACGGTGTAGGAGGGTAACACTAGGGCAGTACGCAAGTAATTGTGCTGCAGTTTCAAAGCCAGCATTGCCGCCACCAATCACAACAACATTCTGTCCTGCAAAAAGCGGACCATCGCATGATGCACAATACGTAATACCTTTATTCTCATATTCGCTCGCATTCTCTGCCTCAAGCTTCCTTCGTCCAGATCCTGTGACTATGAGGACTGATCTTGATTCATACGTTTTGCCATCATCTGTGGTTACATTAAAACCTGAATCAGTCTTGGCAATAGTTGTCACTTTGACGCCTTCAACTAGATCGAGCATGTCAGCTTTATACGCAAGGACGTGATTTTTGAGAGTTTTAGCTAGATCGTTACCACTTATTTTTTCTGTTCCAATCCAGTTCTCGATACCTTCTGAGACCGTTGATTGTCCACCGAATTCGTAGGTGAGCATAAGCGTCTTCAAACGCTTACGAGAAGCATATACAGCTGCTCCCGCGCCTGCTGGCCCGCCTCCTAGTATAAGTAAATCGTATTTCATGACAGAAGTATACCATATGGGTCAATATGGGGAATATAATAAAATTCCGCTTTGAAGCGGAATTTTATTTAGGCAATTTTACTTTTTTGAACGCCTTAAGAAGGCTGGTACACCTCGCCAGTCATCGTTATCTTCATCAAATATATCGATATCTTCCTTTTTAACATCACCTTTCTTTACATAATCAGTTGGGAGTGCATTATGAATTTCTTTTTTATTTGAAGCCATATCACCAGTTGCATCAATTTCACCAACATCTACTTTTTCGATTTTTTCAATTCGGTCATTTTGGAACAATGATCGCTTTGGCATAGCAGATGCGTTAAATCCTGTTGCAATGACGGTCACTTTGATCTCGCCTTTTTTCAAACGGTCATCCTTGATGGTGC
The Candidatus Nomurabacteria bacterium genome window above contains:
- a CDS encoding FAD-dependent oxidoreductase; its protein translation is MKYDLLILGGGPAGAGAAVYASRKRLKTLMLTYEFGGQSTVSEGIENWIGTEKISGNDLAKTLKNHVLAYKADMLDLVEGVKVTTIAKTDSGFNVTTDDGKTYESRSVLIVTGSGRRKLEAENASEYENKGITYCASCDGPLFAGQNVVVIGGGNAGFETAAQLLAYCPSVTLLHRSDTYRADEVTVAKVLANPNMKAYKNVDVLKVSGSQFIESITFKDKNTNEETTLPTGGIFVEIGQIPNTDFVASFVTLNEEKKIVVDPMNQRTSVSGVWAAGDVTNGLYHQNNIAVGDAVKALEDIYMWLHKNK